The following are encoded together in the Halomonas halophila genome:
- a CDS encoding ATP-binding protein translates to MSLKTRLMLAILALPLVLIALLVVAVTELDDRHHRLQLRERLTQATDLLTPSLGQALAAGDAAELEALAGRLLELEDVRALRILDADGERRLELGRLRQASDLAPPQGPALIEDGRHWRLQAALPGAPGAWLTLDIDASTLPLTYYRHLASGGLLLLIVGLLLFLVAYGLSRRLTQPLEDVTRSLEWLTAGGAPQPLSVPKEAELARLAQRLNALGEHLASARDDLQAQIEQATGELQESMETIEVQNIELDLAHRRALEANRAKSEFLANMSHEIRTPLNGIIGFCRLLHRTEMAPRQREWLDHVQRACDNLLMLVNDVLDFSKIEAGRLELEHTELDMVALVDEVLGLQAPQAQAKGIQVLGLVYDDVPETLSGDPLRIRQVLTNLVGNAVKFTEHGEVIVRVMVEQRAAGHVVLRVAVSDTGIGMSDEAQRRLFQAFRQADASHQREFGGTGLGLAISRQLVEQMGGEISVESTPDEGSTFAFSLPLACPPETPEEREPEMTLDGKCVVLEEPHGPTRSALRHLLGRWGARVIGERQALGHETALAVFGLTDADLSPSGQTALQQRLERLECPAMLLVNASPPDLPALPLPQGGEVLSKPLSRRTLVESISRALTRVRRDRLPARQTTAPRGPLSLLVVDDTESNRLLLQELISGPQLEVGLAASGEEALAMAQERRFDVVLMDIRMRGMDGVETTRALRELGGHWRHVPIVAVTAHVQSEQRRQLLQSGLDGVLEKPLDTAQLSSLLRHHLGVGLALEEAGEAPEADPATDGELASVDLALGTQLAGGREALARKLLGQLIDSLDESEAQVRQAMEVGDAEALLDAIHALNGACRYCGVPRLGLLAETLETRLRSRGLEAVTPLLPDLYAAMTALRDWQAAQPASTSTSGA, encoded by the coding sequence ATGTCATTGAAGACCCGCCTGATGCTGGCCATCCTCGCCCTGCCCCTGGTGCTGATCGCCCTGCTGGTGGTGGCGGTCACGGAGCTGGACGATCGCCATCATCGGCTGCAGCTGCGCGAGCGCCTGACCCAGGCCACCGACCTGCTGACCCCCAGCCTGGGCCAGGCGCTGGCGGCCGGCGACGCGGCCGAACTGGAGGCCCTGGCCGGTCGCCTGCTCGAGCTGGAGGACGTGCGCGCCCTGCGAATCCTGGACGCCGACGGCGAACGTCGCCTGGAGCTCGGCCGACTGCGCCAGGCCAGCGATCTTGCACCCCCCCAGGGTCCGGCGCTGATCGAGGACGGTCGACATTGGCGGCTGCAGGCGGCGCTGCCCGGGGCGCCCGGCGCCTGGCTGACGCTGGACATCGACGCCTCGACGCTGCCCCTCACCTACTATCGTCACCTGGCCAGCGGCGGGCTGCTGCTGCTGATCGTGGGCCTGCTGCTGTTCCTGGTGGCCTACGGCCTGAGCCGGCGACTGACCCAGCCGCTGGAAGACGTCACCCGCTCGCTGGAATGGCTGACCGCCGGCGGCGCCCCGCAGCCGCTATCGGTGCCGAAGGAGGCCGAGCTGGCCCGCCTCGCCCAGCGGCTCAACGCCCTGGGCGAGCACCTGGCCTCGGCCCGCGACGACCTGCAGGCCCAGATCGAGCAGGCCACCGGCGAACTGCAGGAATCCATGGAGACCATCGAGGTCCAGAACATCGAGCTGGACCTGGCGCACCGCCGCGCCCTGGAAGCCAACCGCGCCAAGTCGGAATTCCTGGCCAACATGAGCCACGAGATCCGCACCCCGCTCAACGGCATCATCGGCTTCTGCCGCCTGCTGCATCGCACCGAGATGGCGCCCCGGCAGCGCGAATGGCTCGACCACGTGCAGCGCGCCTGCGACAACCTGCTGATGCTGGTCAACGACGTGCTCGACTTCTCCAAGATCGAGGCCGGTCGTCTGGAACTCGAACACACCGAGCTGGACATGGTGGCCCTGGTCGACGAGGTGCTCGGGCTGCAGGCGCCCCAGGCTCAGGCCAAGGGCATCCAGGTGCTCGGCCTGGTCTACGACGACGTGCCGGAGACCCTCAGCGGCGACCCGCTGCGCATCCGCCAGGTGCTGACCAACCTGGTCGGCAACGCCGTGAAGTTCACCGAGCACGGCGAGGTCATCGTACGGGTCATGGTCGAGCAACGTGCCGCCGGGCACGTGGTGCTGCGGGTGGCGGTCAGCGATACCGGCATCGGCATGAGCGACGAGGCCCAGCGCCGGCTGTTCCAGGCCTTCCGGCAGGCCGATGCCAGCCACCAGCGCGAGTTCGGCGGCACCGGCCTGGGGCTGGCGATCAGCCGCCAGCTGGTGGAACAGATGGGCGGCGAGATCAGCGTCGAGAGCACCCCGGACGAGGGTTCGACCTTCGCCTTCAGCCTGCCGCTGGCGTGCCCGCCGGAGACCCCGGAAGAGCGCGAACCCGAGATGACCCTCGACGGCAAGTGCGTGGTGCTGGAGGAGCCCCACGGCCCGACCCGCTCCGCCCTGCGTCACCTGCTGGGGCGCTGGGGAGCCCGCGTGATCGGAGAGCGGCAGGCGCTCGGCCACGAGACGGCGCTGGCCGTGTTCGGCCTGACCGACGCGGACCTGTCGCCGTCGGGGCAGACGGCCCTGCAGCAGCGCCTGGAGCGCCTGGAGTGTCCGGCGATGCTGCTGGTCAATGCCAGCCCGCCCGATCTGCCGGCGCTGCCGCTGCCCCAAGGCGGCGAGGTGCTGAGCAAGCCGCTGTCGCGGCGCACCCTGGTGGAATCGATCAGCCGCGCTCTGACGCGAGTCCGTCGCGACCGGCTGCCGGCCCGCCAGACGACGGCGCCCCGCGGCCCGCTGAGCCTGCTGGTGGTGGACGACACCGAATCCAACCGCCTGCTGCTCCAGGAGCTGATCAGCGGCCCGCAGCTGGAGGTGGGACTCGCCGCCAGCGGCGAGGAGGCCCTGGCCATGGCCCAGGAGAGACGCTTCGACGTGGTGCTGATGGACATCCGCATGCGCGGCATGGATGGCGTGGAAACGACCCGCGCGCTGCGCGAGCTGGGCGGGCACTGGCGCCATGTACCGATCGTCGCCGTCACCGCCCACGTGCAGAGCGAACAGCGGCGCCAGCTGCTGCAAAGCGGCCTCGACGGCGTGCTCGAGAAACCGCTGGACACCGCCCAGCTGTCGAGCCTGCTGCGTCATCACCTGGGCGTGGGCCTGGCGCTCGAGGAAGCCGGCGAGGCGCCGGAGGCCGACCCGGCCACCGATGGCGAGCTGGCCTCGGTGGACCTGGCCCTGGGCACCCAGCTGGCCGGCGGCCGCGAGGCGCTGGCCCGCAAGCTGCTGGGCCAGCTGATCGATTCGCTGGACGAGAGCGAAGCCCAGGTTCGCCAGGCCATGGAAGTCGGCGATGCCGAGGCGCTGCTCGACGCCATTCACGCCCTCAACGGCGCCTGCCGCTACTGCGGCGTGCCGCGCCTGGGGCTGCTGGCCGAGACCCTGGAAACCCGGCTGCGCTCCCGCGGGCTGGAAGCGGTGACACCGCTGCTGCCGGACCTCTACGCGGCCATGACCGCGCTGCGCGACTGGCAGGCGGCTCAGCCCGCCTCGACGTCGACGTCCGGCGCCTGA
- the acpS gene encoding holo-ACP synthase, protein MILGVGTDIARVARFETAQARHGERFARRVLGDDELAGYRERGQPAAFLAKRFAAKEAFVKALGTGLRHGMRWSEIQVVNDALGRPALVLSGRARELAEAEGVRNLHLSLSDEAAFAVAFVVLEA, encoded by the coding sequence ATGATCCTCGGGGTCGGCACCGACATCGCCCGGGTGGCGCGCTTCGAGACCGCCCAGGCGCGTCACGGCGAGCGCTTCGCCCGGCGGGTGCTGGGCGACGACGAGCTGGCAGGGTATCGGGAGCGCGGTCAGCCGGCCGCCTTCCTGGCCAAGCGTTTCGCCGCCAAGGAGGCCTTCGTCAAGGCGCTGGGCACCGGGCTGCGTCACGGCATGCGCTGGAGCGAGATCCAGGTGGTCAACGATGCCCTCGGGCGTCCGGCGCTGGTGCTGTCCGGGCGTGCCCGGGAGCTGGCCGAGGCCGAAGGCGTCAGGAACCTTCACCTGTCGCTGTCCGACGAGGCGGCCTTCGCCGTGGCCTTCGTGGTGCTCGAGGCCTGA
- the pdxJ gene encoding pyridoxine 5'-phosphate synthase — MHPPRILLGVNIDHIATLRQARGTRYPDPVQAALLAEEAGADGITVHLREDRRHIQERDVRLLAEVLNTRMNLEMAVTEAMLALAEEIRPAHVCLVPEKREELTTEGGLDVVGGFEAIEAACRRLAAAGSEVSLFIDPEPAQIEAAAKAGAPVIELHTGAYAEAKGAEAAAEHARLVAAAEMAGELGLTVNAGHGLHYHNVEAIAAIPGLHELNIGHAIIARSLFVGLKEAVAEMKRLAIAGQEAGFVAALDEHDHEHDHDHQADGSCCG, encoded by the coding sequence ATGCATCCTCCCCGCATCCTGCTCGGCGTCAACATCGACCATATCGCCACCCTGCGTCAGGCGCGCGGCACTCGCTATCCCGATCCCGTCCAGGCGGCGCTGCTGGCCGAGGAGGCCGGGGCCGACGGCATCACCGTCCACCTGCGCGAGGACCGCCGGCACATCCAGGAGCGTGACGTGCGGCTGCTGGCCGAGGTGCTCAACACGCGCATGAACCTGGAAATGGCGGTCACCGAGGCGATGCTGGCGCTGGCCGAGGAGATTCGCCCGGCCCACGTGTGCCTGGTGCCGGAGAAGCGCGAGGAACTGACCACCGAGGGTGGCCTGGATGTGGTCGGCGGCTTCGAGGCGATCGAGGCGGCCTGCCGCCGTCTCGCCGCGGCGGGCTCGGAAGTGTCGCTGTTCATTGACCCGGAGCCGGCGCAGATCGAGGCGGCGGCCAAGGCCGGGGCGCCGGTGATCGAGCTGCACACCGGGGCCTATGCCGAGGCCAAGGGCGCGGAGGCGGCCGCCGAGCACGCCCGTCTGGTCGCCGCCGCGGAGATGGCCGGCGAGCTGGGGCTGACCGTCAACGCCGGGCACGGCCTGCACTACCATAACGTCGAGGCCATCGCCGCCATCCCGGGGCTGCACGAACTCAACATCGGCCACGCCATCATCGCGCGGTCGCTGTTCGTCGGTCTCAAGGAGGCGGTGGCGGAGATGAAGCGCCTGGCCATCGCCGGCCAGGAGGCGGGATTCGTGGCGGCGCTCGATGAGCACGATCACGAGCATGATCACGACCATCAGGCCGACGGCAGCTGCTGCGGATGA
- the recO gene encoding DNA repair protein RecO — protein MIPQPAYLLHKRPYRETSALVELLTLDHGRVRAVARGVQRPGSRTRATLQPFAPLHITWSGQGELKRLSLMESRAPAAMLVGEGLLCGLYANELLTRLLPVELPVADVFAFYAAALEALSRPDGRAGALRRLELSLLEALDAEPRFCTPGGESLDPQTRYRFDVDSRAFLPAETGIDGRTLKLLSGGDWREPGLAGPAKAVTRAALAPLLGSRPLRSREWMQQLVARRRTGESAARG, from the coding sequence ATGATCCCCCAGCCGGCCTATCTGCTGCACAAGCGCCCCTACCGCGAGACCAGCGCCCTGGTCGAGCTTCTGACGCTCGATCACGGGCGCGTGCGGGCCGTGGCACGAGGCGTGCAGCGCCCGGGCAGTCGTACCCGGGCGACCCTTCAGCCCTTCGCGCCGCTGCACATCACCTGGAGCGGTCAGGGCGAGCTCAAGCGCCTGTCGCTGATGGAGAGCCGTGCGCCGGCGGCGATGCTGGTGGGGGAGGGGCTGCTGTGCGGCCTCTACGCCAACGAGCTGCTGACCCGGCTGCTGCCGGTGGAGCTGCCGGTGGCTGATGTCTTCGCCTTCTACGCCGCCGCCCTGGAGGCGCTGTCGCGCCCCGACGGCCGGGCCGGGGCCCTGCGTCGCCTGGAGCTGTCGCTGCTCGAGGCGCTGGACGCCGAGCCGCGCTTCTGCACCCCGGGCGGCGAGTCCCTCGACCCCCAGACGCGCTATCGCTTCGACGTCGATTCCCGCGCCTTCCTGCCCGCCGAGACCGGCATCGACGGGCGTACGCTCAAGCTGCTGTCCGGCGGCGACTGGCGCGAACCGGGGCTCGCCGGTCCGGCCAAGGCGGTGACCCGGGCGGCGCTGGCGCCGTTGCTGGGCAGCCGGCCGCTGCGCTCCCGGGAGTGGATGCAGCAGCTGGTGGCGCGGCGCCGGACCGGCGAGAGCGCCGCCCGCGGCTGA
- the era gene encoding GTPase Era, with the protein MTQRCGFVAIVGRPNVGKSTLMNRILGQKISITSRRPQTTRHQVMGIKTEGDDQFIYVDTPGIHILEKDRDKAINRFMNQAATQALRDVDAVVFIIDRTRWTQEDQVVLDRLAKVEVPVILAVNKVDRLKDKKELLPWLESVGARRDFAAIVPIAAKHGTHVEALEAEVAKHLPESIHYFPEDQVTDKSQRFLAAELVREKVMRQLGDELPYQMTVEIEEFRDEGRVVHISALIMVERHGQKKILIGERGERIKKIGREARLDMERALDAKVMLNLWVKVKSGWSDDERALKSLGYDLD; encoded by the coding sequence ATGACACAACGCTGTGGTTTCGTGGCCATCGTCGGCCGCCCCAACGTCGGCAAGTCGACGTTGATGAACCGCATTCTCGGTCAGAAGATCTCCATCACCTCGCGGCGCCCGCAGACCACGCGCCATCAGGTGATGGGCATCAAGACCGAGGGCGACGACCAGTTCATCTACGTCGACACCCCGGGCATTCACATCCTCGAGAAGGATCGTGACAAGGCCATCAATCGCTTCATGAACCAGGCCGCCACCCAGGCCCTGCGTGACGTGGATGCAGTGGTCTTCATCATCGACCGCACGCGCTGGACCCAGGAAGATCAGGTGGTGCTCGACCGCCTGGCCAAGGTCGAGGTGCCGGTGATCCTGGCGGTCAACAAGGTCGATCGCCTCAAGGACAAGAAGGAACTGCTGCCCTGGCTGGAATCGGTCGGTGCGCGGCGGGACTTCGCCGCCATCGTGCCGATCGCCGCCAAGCACGGCACGCACGTGGAGGCGCTCGAGGCCGAGGTCGCCAAGCACCTCCCCGAGAGCATCCACTACTTCCCCGAGGATCAGGTCACCGACAAGAGCCAGCGTTTCCTGGCCGCGGAACTGGTGCGCGAAAAGGTCATGCGCCAGCTCGGCGACGAGCTGCCCTACCAGATGACCGTCGAGATCGAGGAGTTCCGCGACGAGGGTCGGGTGGTGCACATCAGCGCCCTGATCATGGTCGAGCGCCACGGGCAGAAGAAGATCCTGATCGGCGAGCGCGGCGAGCGGATCAAGAAGATCGGCCGCGAGGCGCGCCTCGACATGGAACGGGCGCTGGACGCCAAGGTCATGCTCAACCTCTGGGTCAAGGTCAAGAGCGGCTGGTCCGACGACGAGCGGGCCTTGAAGAGCCTGGGCTACGATTTAGACTGA